The proteins below are encoded in one region of Silene latifolia isolate original U9 population chromosome 2, ASM4854445v1, whole genome shotgun sequence:
- the LOC141641885 gene encoding delta(12)-fatty-acid desaturase FAD2-like — translation MGAGGRTIATKVPYYEKPAFTINQIRKAIPPHCFHRSLLRSFSYLLLDLTIAFILYYIADNYIDLLPKPLSYISWAIYWFAQGSIMFGLWVLGHESAHNAFSEYKRLDDIVGLIIYSSLLVPYYSFKTSHRRHHANTGSLENEEVYVPRKKENIQWYFSKYFNNPPGRVITLFITLTLGWPLYLLFNVSGKKYSRFASHYDPYGPIHDKSVQVIISDAGVFVTVYAIYRYAMAYGLVRMICIYGIPLVVVNMFVVLVTYLHHTHPSVPYYDSSEWSWLRGALSTVDRDYGTLMNKIFHHCTDAHVIHHLFASMPHYNAREATEAIKPLLGEYYQSDNTPFHKALWREAKECLYVVADKGENNKGVWWYSNKL, via the coding sequence ATGGGAGCAGGAGGACGAACAATAGCAACAAAAGTCCCTTATTATGAAAAACCAGCATTTAcaattaaccaaattagaaaaGCCATACCACCTCATTGCTTTCATCGTTCTCTTTTACGTTCTTTTTCCTATCTTCTACTCGATTTAACCATCGCTTTTATTCTTTACTATATCGCCGACAACTATATAGATCTTTTACCGAAACCCCTGTCTTACATTTCTTGGGCTATCTATTGGTTCGCGCAAGGCTCTATCATGTTCGGTCTTTGGGTTCTAGGTCACGAAAGTGCCCATAACGCTTTTAGTGAGTACAAGCGTCTTGATGACATTGTCGGGTTAATCATTTATTCATCTCTACTTGTTCCGTATTACTCTTTCAAAACGAGTCATAGAAGGCATCACGCTAATACTGGCTCCTTAGAAAACGAGGAAGTGTACGTCccaagaaagaaagaaaatatCCAATGGTATTTTAGCAAATACTTTAATAATCCACCCGGTCGGGTTATTACACTCTTTATTACCCTAACCCTTGGCTGGCCGTTGTACCTTTTATTTAACGTGTCCGGTAAGAAATACTCTCGATTTGCTAGCCATTACGACCCGTACGGTCCGATCCATGATAAAAGTGTCCAAGTGATCATTTCTGATGCCGGGGTCTTCGTGACCGTTTATGCGATCTATCGATACGCAATGGCGTATGGATTAGTACGTATGATATGTATATACGGAATTCCGTTGGTGGTGGTAAACATGTTTGTAGTACTAGTGACATACCTACACCATACACATCCTTCGGTACCATATTACGACTCATCCGAGTGGAGTTGGCTAAGAGGTGCATTATCGACTGTCGACCGTGATTATGGCACGCTTATGAACAAGATATTTCACCATTGTACGGATGCTCATGTAATTCACCATCTATTTGCATCAATGCCGCATTATAATGCTCGAGAAGCGACAGAGGCGATAAAACCGTTACTTGGAGAGTACTATCAATCGGATAATACTCCGTTTCACAAAGCATTATGGAGGGAAGCCAAAGAATGTCTTTACGTTGTAGCTGATAAAGGAGAGAATAATAAAGGAGTTTGGTGGTATTCTAACAAGCTTTAA